AGAGGATGTCGCGCAGCTTCTCGCGGATCGAGATTCCGCGCGGATCAATCTCGAGGGCGATGCGCAAGGTCTCGAGCGCCTTCGAGTAGAGACGCAGCTTGCGGAAGCTCTCAGCGTCGACGAGCGCCTTGCGCACGTGACCGCGCGCGTCCACCGAGTCCGGATCGATGAGCTCTTCGGCCGCCTCCAGTGCCTCGTCCACGACCACCACGTCAGGCGCGCTGTACTGCGGCTGACGATGGTCCTGGTATTGCTGTTGCGGGGGAGCGCTGTATTCAGGGACCGACTCAACCTCAGCGTCAGACACGCTCTCCACCGAGACGGGGCCCGGTTGCGTCTCAGCGGCGGGCTGACCGAGGCGCTGCAGAGCTGCCACGCCTTCGTCGTTGGGCGCGACGCTCAACAGGTGATCCAGGAGCTCGCGGAATAGCTGGGCGTTGTTCTGGTCGCGCGCGATGCGCGCCATCTCCTTGTACACCTCGATTGCCTTGGGACCCTGCCCAATCAGCGTGAACGCCCGGGCCAGCAGCGAGAGGATGTCGAGGTTTCGCGGCTCCTTTTGGAAAGCCGCTTGGAGCTTGGCGAGCGCCTGCAGCCCGTCTTGCTGGCCACCGCGCTCGATGTACAGCTCGGCCGCGACCAAAGCGTACTTTGTTTCCGGGCGGAAGTGGAGGATGCGCTCCACGACCTTGAGCGCGTCATCTCGCCGCCGGAGCTCGAGCAGCAGCTGGGAAGCAGTCCAAAACGACTCGATGGCTTCGTCCAGAGACTGCACGCGGCAGCACGCTTCAGCGAGCCGCAAGTGGGGCAGTGGATTGGTTTGATCCAAGCTGACCATCTTGCGGAAGACTTCGATCGCGTCGCGGTCGCGGCCTCCTCGCTGGAGGCGCGTGGCTACTTCGTCGTAGGCCGCGAGAGCGTCGCTGGTCAGGCCGAGCTGCGTGTAGATCTCCGCGAGCTTGGGGACGATGTGCCCGTAGCGATCAGCTAGCTGCGGTACGTGCTTTTGCACCAGCTCGCGGATCTGCTTGTAGACAGCGATCGCCTTCAGCGCGAAGCCCTGTTGGGAGTAGTACTGCCCAACTCGATCGTAGGTCGCGATCGCTTCTGCATAGGCCTGCATGCGGGCCTGCAAGTCGCCGATCTTGAGCAACGTGCGCGCGTCGTTCGGATCGGCTTGAACGATCTTCTGATACTCCTCGATTGCCCGGTCGTACTTCTTCTTGTCGACGTACTTCTGGGCAGTCTGGAGAGTCTTCTCGCGGTCGAGGGCCACGGCCTCTAGGTTGCTCCTCGTCGCGCTCCGGGGTGGTGCGCGCGATCGTGTGTGCAGGTCTCGCGCCGAGCTGGTGCGAGTGGGGTGATTCCCGCGCTCCTGCAGGGGAATCTGGGAACGCTCGAAATGCTACGACCCCACGCCCGGCAGGGTCAAGCGAGCCTCTTGGTTTAGCACACTCGCCCGACCAGCCCTCGTTTCCAGTCATCGCACACGTGCGTTGTTGAGTCGGGGGCGTCGGTGCGAGTCAGAAGGGTTTCAACACCGCAAAGACCGCGGTCAGCGCAGCCAGCACCAACACGCCCCAGCCCATCATCGGAGCGGGGCCCGGATCGCTCAGCTTGCCTTGAGCCATCTTCTTCGCGCGGGCCCCAATCACGTGATGCAGGCCAATCACGATGAACGCGAAGAGCAGCTTCCCGTGCATGAACTTGGTGGCCACGAAGTAGTGTTGGGTGTTCATGACTAGCTGCGTCAGACCAGCGACGAAGGCCAGAATGAAGCCGGGATTCGCGAGACGTTGGTAGACCAGGTAGGCGACCCTCCCGCGTTCTTTCGGATCTGCCGAGGAGTCCCCGAGGATCAACGCAGTGGCGCAAATCGAGCCGATCCACAGCAGGTCGCCGATCACGTGGGCGCTAATCAGAATCGAGGGGAGTCCAGTCATGGGGCGGACTATTCAACATCAAAGGCGGCGACGGCAAGGCGGCGACGGCAACGTTGCATGCTGTGTCCCGCGCCCAGTCTTTTTCCGGCGAACGTGGGGAGTCACCCAATTCGCGCCCGGGAGGCGCGAACGAGTGACAATTCGGCTGCGCTCCTTGCACTGCTTGAGTGTGCAGTGGTTCGACCCGCTTTGCTCCGTGGGTGCGCGCCCCTTGCGGCTCATCGCAAGCGGCAGCATGGTCTCGTAGTTGTGCCTCACGCGCCGCAGCATGACTGCGGACAGTACCCAACCGAGCAACCCGCTCGAGAGGACCGAGACTCAGAATGACCGAGAGCCAAACCTACCGCGCCCCTTTTGCACCGGGCGGCACCGCAGGTATCGACCCCGAGATTTGTCAGCGACTCCTGGCCGTCGCCTTGCAGCACGGCGGTGACTACGCGGACCTCTTCTTCGAGTATCGCGCGGGCGGCGCGATCTCCTTCGAGGAAGGGATCACCCGGAGCGCGTCGCGATCGGTAAGCCTCGGTATGGGAGTGCGGGTGCAGCGGGGCGACGCAACCGGTTATGCCCACGTCGAGGACCTGACTTGGGAGGCGATGAAGCGCGCGGCGGAGACAGCGGCCCGCATCGCGACGGGTGGCAGCGGTTCACACACGGTCGCGTTGGCTCGCCTCGACCTTCCGCATCGCTACGAGCTCTCCTCTCCCCCGATCGATCAACCCGGAACCGAGAAGCGTGCACTACTGGAGCGCGCAAGCGCCGCCGCGCTCGGCTTCGACTCACGCATCATCAAGGCTGAGGCCTCGTATGTGGAGGAGATCCGCGCCGTGCTGATCGCCAGCAGCGATGGTCGCATGGCGTATGACGTTCAGCCGCTGATGCGCTTCGGGGTGCGCGCCATTGCCGAGTCCGAGGGCAAGCGCGAAGCGGGTCGTAGTGGTGGCGGTGGCCGCATGAGCCTTGCCTACTTCGATGCCCAGAGCCCCGAGAAACATGCGGAAATTGCGGCGAAGCAGGCGCTGACCATGCTCGACGCG
This region of Polyangiaceae bacterium genomic DNA includes:
- a CDS encoding CopD family protein; protein product: MTGLPSILISAHVIGDLLWIGSICATALILGDSSADPKERGRVAYLVYQRLANPGFILAFVAGLTQLVMNTQHYFVATKFMHGKLLFAFIVIGLHHVIGARAKKMAQGKLSDPGPAPMMGWGVLVLAALTAVFAVLKPF
- the tldD gene encoding metalloprotease TldD (responsible for the proteolytic maturation of the E. coli pMccB17 plasmid-encoded microcin B17, an exported protein that targets the essential topoisomerase II DNA gyrase; degrades the E. coli plasmid F-encoded CcdA) translates to MTESQTYRAPFAPGGTAGIDPEICQRLLAVALQHGGDYADLFFEYRAGGAISFEEGITRSASRSVSLGMGVRVQRGDATGYAHVEDLTWEAMKRAAETAARIATGGSGSHTVALARLDLPHRYELSSPPIDQPGTEKRALLERASAAALGFDSRIIKAEASYVEEIRAVLIASSDGRMAYDVQPLMRFGVRAIAESEGKREAGRSGGGGRMSLAYFDAQSPEKHAEIAAKQALTMLDARAAPAGQMEVVLAPGDSGILLHEAVGHGLEADFNRKGTSNYSGRVGEVVASELCTVVDDPTFLESRGSINIDDEGNAPRKNVLIENGILKGYMHDRLSARHFKLDPSGNGRRESFACAPMPRMTNTVLTAGPHDPEEIVKSVKRGVFAKTFGGGQVDISNGDFV